In Priestia megaterium NBRC 15308 = ATCC 14581, the following proteins share a genomic window:
- a CDS encoding GNAT family N-acetyltransferase, with protein MKISFSHSIENVEWSRMKEIYRSVGWKNHDEEKIKKIFQASNVVAIAYDENKITGLGRALSDGVFNAAIYDVVIDKEYQNKGIGQQIIENLLAQLDDISCVHLVSTAGNEEFYKKAGFRKMKTGMARYLNPHLAEEYLE; from the coding sequence ATGAAAATTTCCTTTTCACATTCTATAGAAAACGTTGAGTGGTCGAGGATGAAAGAAATTTACCGCTCTGTCGGGTGGAAGAACCATGATGAAGAAAAAATCAAAAAAATATTTCAAGCAAGCAACGTAGTAGCGATTGCTTATGATGAAAATAAAATAACAGGGTTGGGCAGAGCTCTTTCCGACGGTGTGTTTAATGCTGCGATTTATGATGTTGTGATTGATAAGGAGTATCAAAACAAAGGAATTGGACAGCAAATTATAGAGAACCTGCTTGCTCAGCTTGACGATATTTCCTGCGTTCATCTTGTTTCCACAGCAGGAAATGAAGAGTTTTATAAAAAAGCAGGGTTTCGTAAAATGAAAACCGGTATGGCTCGCTATTTAAACCCACATTTAGCGGAAGAATATTTGGAATGA
- a CDS encoding LysR family transcriptional regulator — protein MESQDLRMFKCVAESKSLSRAAEVLGYVQPHISQRIKNLEEELDTKLLIRTNRGVTLTNEGEALFDYAQRILRLMEEAKAEVNPNKFRKSLIIGASQTVSATKVPFLFSSFLKEHRDIEVKIKTDRKHALPEMLSYGEIDGLFLSGTYNEAQFERVYRYAEKMVLISSLYEAREEKDQPTLLINSDANCIYRNRLLAFSKEHHIHKASIMEFDSLEAILQGVRDGLGISVVPASVVNSRGDIKSIQYQELPEDVHIDFVVKKGKQRSQSLKKFIHFLGSL, from the coding sequence ATTAGGATACGTGCAGCCGCATATCAGCCAGCGGATTAAAAATCTAGAGGAAGAATTAGACACCAAATTATTGATACGCACGAATCGAGGAGTTACGTTAACAAACGAAGGGGAAGCTTTGTTTGACTACGCCCAGCGTATTTTACGTTTAATGGAGGAAGCTAAAGCAGAAGTTAATCCGAATAAGTTTAGAAAGTCTTTAATCATTGGTGCGTCTCAGACAGTTTCTGCTACTAAAGTTCCTTTTTTGTTCTCGTCTTTTTTGAAAGAACATCGGGATATTGAGGTTAAAATAAAAACAGATAGGAAACACGCCTTACCGGAAATGCTTTCGTACGGGGAAATTGATGGACTTTTTCTTAGCGGTACCTATAACGAGGCTCAGTTTGAAAGAGTTTATCGCTATGCAGAAAAAATGGTGCTTATCTCATCTCTATATGAAGCTAGAGAAGAAAAAGACCAACCAACGCTGCTCATCAATAGTGATGCGAACTGCATCTATAGAAACAGACTATTAGCGTTTTCAAAAGAACATCATATACATAAAGCCAGCATCATGGAGTTTGATTCATTAGAAGCTATTTTACAAGGCGTCCGCGATGGACTAGGTATAAGTGTAGTCCCGGCTAGCGTAGTAAATTCTCGTGGTGATATAAAAAGCATTCAATATCAAGAGCTTCCAGAAGACGTTCATATTGATTTTGTAGTAAAGAAAGGGAAGCAGCGCTCACAAAGTCTTAAGAAATTTATTCATTTTTTAGGGAGTCTATAA